From a single Collibacillus ludicampi genomic region:
- a CDS encoding MmcB family DNA repair protein, with protein sequence MSGRPKKVRADQILRALSKRHEKDVWLTEVKTGPTWTAHPGELKRIDGLAIKPSWSSPCVTAYEVKVDRQGFLRDEKWPAYRQFCHRLYFACPKELIHPDELPEDVGLVTFNPENGNLHTAKAARFRDIEIPVTLLYHIVISRTDRDRHPFFSNRRKLFEAYVEDKKDKKELGYLVGTKLVQQLREETDRAAKAERELESLRMQLKQLDELKSILREFAIEIRPWGNWQDELRQKLTSGIGMDVVYEVNRLLEKATRIRDMIGGRSGK encoded by the coding sequence ATGAGCGGTAGGCCAAAGAAAGTGCGTGCAGATCAGATTTTACGTGCCTTATCAAAACGTCATGAAAAAGATGTCTGGCTCACAGAAGTCAAAACCGGTCCGACATGGACTGCTCATCCTGGTGAGTTGAAACGGATTGACGGACTGGCGATAAAACCGAGCTGGTCAAGCCCTTGTGTCACGGCATACGAGGTTAAAGTAGATCGCCAGGGTTTTCTGCGGGATGAGAAGTGGCCGGCATACCGACAGTTTTGTCACCGACTGTACTTTGCGTGTCCTAAAGAGCTGATCCACCCAGATGAATTGCCCGAGGACGTGGGATTGGTGACATTCAACCCAGAGAACGGAAACTTACACACGGCAAAGGCAGCGCGGTTTCGCGACATCGAAATTCCTGTCACGTTGTTATATCACATAGTGATCTCGCGAACGGACCGTGATAGACACCCATTCTTTAGTAATCGCAGGAAACTGTTCGAAGCCTACGTTGAAGACAAGAAAGATAAAAAAGAATTGGGTTACCTTGTGGGAACAAAATTGGTGCAGCAACTGAGAGAGGAAACTGATCGAGCTGCCAAGGCCGAAAGGGAATTGGAAAGCCTTCGGATGCAACTGAAGCAGCTTGACGAGCTGAAGTCCATCCTGAGAGAGTTTGCCATCGAGATAAGACCTTGGGGAAATTGGCAGGACGAACTCCGTCAAAAGCTGACATCTGGGATTGGCATGGACGTTGTGTACGAAGTGAACAGGTTGCTTGAAAAGGCAACGAGGATCCGGGATATGATCGGAGGACGGAGTGGGAAATGA
- a CDS encoding Holliday junction resolvase RecU, producing MSHGNQGMGFEALINLTNDIYNRRGLAIITKRPTPMKVLGPAKIKNQHVAVFEKPSTVDYTGVYRGRAIEFEAKSTHSLTSWPLKDIHEHQVDHLRKVDQHGGIAFVLVEFVKQHAVYLLTVKHLLYAWTAAQTGGRKSIPIDEFDRLCLQVRSGRGVPVDYLAAVDQLIMEVESA from the coding sequence ATGAGCCACGGCAACCAGGGAATGGGATTTGAGGCACTTATCAACCTGACGAACGACATTTACAACCGTCGCGGATTGGCGATCATTACAAAGCGTCCAACGCCGATGAAAGTGCTCGGTCCCGCTAAGATCAAAAACCAGCATGTTGCCGTATTCGAAAAGCCCAGCACCGTCGATTACACCGGAGTGTACCGAGGTCGGGCGATCGAATTTGAGGCGAAGTCCACGCATTCATTGACATCTTGGCCACTAAAAGACATCCATGAGCATCAGGTAGATCACTTACGGAAAGTGGATCAGCATGGCGGAATCGCATTTGTGCTCGTCGAGTTCGTGAAACAACATGCCGTGTATCTATTGACAGTGAAGCATTTATTGTACGCTTGGACGGCTGCGCAAACGGGGGGACGAAAGAGTATACCGATCGATGAATTTGACAGACTTTGTCTCCAGGTGAGATCTGGGCGCGGGGTGCCGGTAGATTATCTTGCAGCAGTGGATCAGCTGATAATGGAGGTGGAAAGTGCGTGA